A part of Chloroflexota bacterium genomic DNA contains:
- the mutS gene encoding DNA mismatch repair protein MutS, whose amino-acid sequence MSKTTPLRQQYLDIKKNYPNAIVFFRLGDFYETFDEDAKTASRELDIVLTSRPVSKGMRVPMAGIPHHAVDNYLSRLIDKGYHVAICEQVGAVPDKGLVDREVVRVVTPGTVVEPALLQHHQNNYLASVYFHENRAGLAYVDISTGEFATTELEGQELLHQIRSELHRLQPTEILWPDTLPQPENLPGFLTTYETWHFELGHCTENLKSHFQVATLDGYGLRGKPMAIRAAGAILSYLEDTQRQALKLLTDLSTYTLDEFMVLDAETRRNLELTETIRSGKVQGSLLGILDLTKTPMGGRLIHHWVSKPLLDVEQIEKRLDAVSAFHQNGLLRAEIREALSEIDDLERLTNRVLSGHAIPRDLVAMRENLRRLPKIRSLFPEDGPALNATFRKIHLCVDQLALLEAAIEDEPPATLANIGIIRPGFSTELDQILDSSRHARDWIGSLEKNEKARTGIKTLKVGYNKVFGYYIEVTHSNTSQVPDEYVRKQTLVNAERYITPELKEYETLVLNAEDQIHQVEAQVFAQVCGELAEGTHDLLETARGIAELDVFLSLAETAAINDYHRPEIVAERCMEITDGRHPVVEKLRASERFIPNDTTYDPEEIVRIITGPNMSGKSTFLRQVALIVLMAQMGSFVPAEKARIGLVDRIFTRIGAQDEIHAGQSTFMVEMIEAANILHNATSRSLLILDEIGRGTSTYDGVSIAWAMIEYIHSHPDLKATTLFATHYHELTQLADLLPGVRNYNVAVSEADGKVVFLHKIIPGSADRSYGIHVAQIAGLPRPVIQRANEILQQLEKTSGSTLEQNPTSRQQLALFPENNPLLEAIEELDINSLTPIEALNLLYEWKRRYLKDDVK is encoded by the coding sequence ATGAGTAAAACCACACCACTGCGCCAGCAATATCTTGATATCAAAAAAAACTATCCCAACGCGATCGTCTTTTTCCGCCTAGGTGATTTTTACGAGACCTTTGACGAGGATGCCAAGACAGCCTCGCGGGAATTGGATATTGTACTGACCTCACGCCCCGTATCCAAGGGCATGCGGGTCCCTATGGCGGGTATTCCCCACCATGCGGTCGATAATTACCTCTCCCGCCTGATCGATAAGGGTTACCATGTCGCCATCTGCGAACAGGTCGGCGCTGTGCCCGATAAGGGGCTTGTGGATCGGGAAGTGGTCCGAGTGGTGACCCCGGGGACGGTGGTTGAACCGGCCCTGCTTCAGCATCATCAAAACAACTATCTGGCCTCGGTCTATTTCCATGAGAACCGCGCCGGCTTGGCCTATGTCGATATCTCCACCGGTGAGTTTGCCACGACGGAACTGGAAGGGCAGGAATTACTGCACCAGATCCGCTCCGAGCTGCACCGCCTCCAGCCAACTGAAATCCTCTGGCCGGATACCCTCCCCCAACCTGAAAACCTACCCGGCTTCCTGACCACCTATGAAACCTGGCATTTCGAACTTGGTCACTGCACCGAGAACCTCAAATCCCATTTTCAGGTCGCCACATTGGATGGCTATGGCCTGCGGGGTAAGCCAATGGCCATCCGGGCCGCCGGGGCAATCCTCTCCTATCTGGAAGACACCCAGCGCCAGGCCCTCAAATTGCTCACCGACCTCAGCACCTACACCCTGGATGAATTCATGGTGCTGGACGCTGAAACCCGGCGCAACCTGGAACTGACCGAGACCATTCGCAGCGGCAAAGTCCAGGGCTCTTTGTTGGGCATTCTGGATCTAACCAAAACCCCGATGGGCGGCCGCTTAATCCACCACTGGGTCAGCAAACCCCTATTAGATGTGGAACAGATTGAAAAACGTCTGGATGCCGTCAGCGCTTTCCACCAGAATGGCCTGCTGCGGGCAGAAATTCGGGAAGCCCTGAGTGAGATTGACGACCTCGAGCGTCTCACCAATCGAGTGCTCTCCGGTCACGCCATTCCGCGCGACCTGGTTGCAATGCGGGAGAACCTGCGCCGTCTGCCCAAGATCCGCTCGCTCTTCCCCGAAGATGGGCCAGCGCTGAACGCTACCTTCCGAAAAATCCACCTCTGCGTGGACCAGCTGGCCTTACTGGAAGCCGCTATTGAGGACGAACCCCCTGCAACTCTCGCCAATATCGGCATTATCCGCCCCGGTTTCTCAACTGAACTGGATCAAATCCTCGATTCCTCTCGCCATGCGCGGGATTGGATTGGCTCACTGGAAAAAAATGAAAAAGCCCGCACTGGAATCAAAACCCTCAAGGTGGGCTATAACAAGGTCTTTGGCTATTACATTGAAGTCACACATTCGAACACCTCTCAGGTTCCCGATGAATATGTTCGCAAGCAGACCCTGGTCAACGCCGAACGCTATATCACCCCCGAATTGAAGGAATATGAGACCCTGGTGCTCAATGCCGAGGATCAAATCCATCAAGTCGAAGCTCAGGTTTTCGCCCAGGTCTGCGGTGAGCTGGCTGAAGGTACCCATGACCTGCTGGAAACCGCCCGCGGTATCGCCGAACTGGATGTATTCCTTTCTCTGGCGGAGACCGCTGCGATCAATGACTATCACCGGCCGGAAATCGTTGCTGAACGTTGTATGGAGATCACCGATGGACGACATCCCGTGGTTGAAAAGCTGCGAGCTTCCGAGCGCTTCATCCCCAACGACACCACCTATGACCCTGAAGAGATCGTCCGGATCATCACCGGGCCTAATATGAGCGGTAAATCAACTTTCCTGCGCCAGGTAGCCCTGATCGTGTTGATGGCACAGATGGGATCCTTCGTACCGGCAGAAAAAGCCCGGATCGGCTTGGTGGATCGAATTTTCACCCGGATTGGCGCACAGGACGAGATCCACGCCGGACAGTCCACCTTCATGGTCGAGATGATTGAAGCCGCCAACATCCTGCATAACGCCACCTCACGCAGTCTGCTCATCCTGGATGAGATCGGGCGCGGCACAAGCACATATGACGGTGTCTCAATTGCCTGGGCGATGATCGAATATATTCACAGTCACCCGGACCTGAAAGCCACCACTCTCTTTGCCACCCACTACCATGAGCTCACCCAACTGGCAGACCTCCTGCCGGGCGTGCGCAACTATAACGTGGCTGTCTCCGAAGCGGATGGCAAGGTCGTCTTCCTCCACAAGATCATCCCCGGGAGCGCGGATCGCTCTTACGGCATCCATGTCGCCCAGATCGCTGGGCTTCCCCGTCCGGTCATCCAACGGGCGAACGAGATCCTCCAGCAGCTGGAGAAGACCTCCGGCAGCACCCTGGAGCAAAACCCGACCTCCCGTCAGCAGCTGGCCCTCTTCCCTGAAAACAACCCACTCCTGGAAGCTATCGAAGAATTGGATATCAACAGCCTGACCCCCATCGAGGCCTTGAACCTGCTGTATGAATGGAAGCGGCGCTACCTGAAAGATGACGTCAAATAA
- the alaS gene encoding alanine--tRNA ligase, which yields MQDKPKGSEIRQDFIDFFLEHSHTFVPSSSLVPGGDSTLLFTNAGMVQFKDVFLGTDQRPYTRAVNSQKCLRVSGKHNDLDEVGRDNTHHTFFEMLGNWSFGDYYKKEAISWAWQLLTEVWQLPKDRLWATFFKDELDQIPEDREAADIWLTQAGFDPAHLLPFGRKDNFWEMAETGPCGPDSEIHYDRGPEFCNMKDVPGHVCGVNGDCERYLEIWNNVFIQYNRLSPTELVTLEKKHVDTGMGFERIVSILQDASSNYKTDLFLPLIARVQELTGHSDAEREANLTPYRVIADHARATTFLIADGVVPGNVGRNYVCRMLVRRAARFGMKLDLNEPFMAKVAQVVIDEYGNFYPELQRNAATILDNLTREEKQFQKTVRAGLEHLDELLAELKARNETVLDGGVAFDLYATLGLPLEITKDIANEQGLDVDTKGFQEAMEAHRLASGAGKEFGEMGGVDVEVYTDLLASLIQAGKLTDTGVAYDPYHEFVGPVELLGLIRDGQPVTTVEVGDEVDVLLPKTGFYIESGGQVSDTGRIADADGKDWAIEITGMRKPAAGVIVHQGKVMAGTPKVGDSALAEVDRERRREIMRNHTATHLLHAALHQVIGDHAQQAGSLVAPDRLRFDFNHPQPMTREELLEVEAIVNREVLANHPLNIVEKPLQEAINEGAMALFGEKYGATVRTITIGDEKRVSYELCGGTHVDETGDIGLFLITYEGSIAAGVRRIEAVTGWRAYQLARQRMNQVYDMSMYYGVSQSDIFKAAQSSTDARVVAEKEVEKLRTQLVAGAFDEQLNNAEEISGIPVLRAILPNADMDALREMSDKFRQKYPSGVVVLASDLDNKPILITAVTDDLVKRGLHAGKLIQLVAKVVGGGGGGRPNMAQAGGKDASKLSEALDQVPGYIKENFK from the coding sequence ATGCAAGACAAACCTAAAGGTTCGGAGATCCGACAGGATTTCATCGACTTCTTTTTAGAGCACAGCCACACCTTCGTCCCCTCTTCATCACTCGTTCCGGGTGGTGATTCAACCCTGCTGTTCACCAATGCCGGCATGGTCCAGTTCAAGGACGTTTTCCTCGGCACTGACCAGCGCCCCTACACCCGTGCTGTCAATTCGCAGAAATGTCTACGGGTCTCCGGCAAGCACAACGATCTCGATGAAGTGGGCCGAGACAACACCCACCACACCTTCTTTGAGATGTTGGGTAACTGGTCCTTTGGTGATTACTACAAGAAAGAAGCGATCTCCTGGGCCTGGCAGTTACTGACGGAAGTCTGGCAACTGCCGAAAGACCGACTTTGGGCCACCTTCTTCAAAGATGAACTGGATCAGATCCCGGAAGACCGGGAAGCCGCCGATATCTGGCTGACTCAAGCCGGCTTTGACCCCGCTCACCTCCTGCCATTTGGACGTAAGGATAACTTTTGGGAAATGGCCGAAACCGGCCCCTGCGGCCCTGACAGCGAGATCCACTATGACCGCGGCCCTGAATTCTGCAATATGAAGGACGTCCCTGGTCATGTCTGCGGCGTTAATGGCGACTGCGAACGATACCTGGAGATTTGGAACAACGTCTTCATCCAATATAACCGGCTTTCTCCCACCGAATTGGTGACCCTGGAGAAAAAGCACGTGGATACCGGGATGGGCTTCGAGCGGATCGTCTCGATCCTTCAGGACGCGTCCTCCAACTATAAAACCGACCTCTTCCTGCCGCTGATCGCCCGTGTGCAGGAGCTGACCGGGCACAGCGACGCAGAACGCGAGGCCAACCTGACCCCCTACCGCGTGATCGCCGATCATGCCCGCGCCACCACCTTCCTGATTGCCGACGGTGTGGTCCCCGGCAATGTTGGGCGAAACTATGTCTGCCGGATGCTTGTGCGGCGAGCTGCCCGCTTTGGCATGAAACTGGACCTGAATGAGCCCTTCATGGCCAAGGTCGCCCAGGTGGTGATTGATGAATATGGCAATTTCTATCCCGAGCTGCAGCGCAATGCCGCCACGATCCTGGATAACCTCACCCGTGAGGAAAAGCAATTCCAGAAGACCGTCCGGGCTGGCCTGGAACATCTGGATGAACTGCTGGCAGAACTAAAAGCCAGGAACGAAACCGTTCTGGATGGCGGTGTGGCCTTTGACCTCTATGCCACCCTCGGCCTGCCCCTCGAGATCACCAAAGATATCGCCAATGAACAAGGGCTGGATGTCGATACTAAAGGGTTCCAGGAAGCAATGGAAGCCCACCGCTTAGCCTCAGGCGCTGGGAAAGAATTCGGCGAGATGGGCGGAGTAGACGTGGAAGTCTACACTGATCTGCTTGCCAGCCTGATCCAGGCCGGGAAATTAACCGATACCGGTGTGGCTTATGATCCCTACCATGAATTTGTGGGTCCGGTCGAACTTCTGGGTCTGATCCGAGATGGACAGCCCGTCACCACTGTCGAAGTTGGCGACGAAGTAGACGTCCTGCTCCCCAAGACCGGCTTCTACATTGAATCCGGCGGTCAGGTTTCCGACACCGGTCGGATCGCCGACGCCGACGGCAAAGACTGGGCGATAGAGATCACCGGCATGCGTAAACCCGCAGCGGGCGTGATCGTCCATCAGGGCAAGGTCATGGCCGGGACGCCTAAAGTTGGCGACAGTGCATTGGCCGAGGTGGATCGGGAACGGCGGCGCGAGATCATGCGCAACCACACCGCTACCCACTTGCTCCATGCCGCCCTCCACCAGGTCATCGGTGATCATGCCCAACAAGCCGGCTCACTGGTCGCGCCAGACCGGCTGCGTTTTGACTTCAATCATCCCCAACCGATGACCCGCGAGGAACTCCTCGAAGTGGAAGCCATCGTCAACCGGGAGGTTTTGGCAAACCACCCACTGAACATCGTGGAAAAACCCCTCCAGGAAGCGATCAATGAAGGTGCGATGGCCCTCTTTGGTGAAAAATACGGCGCAACCGTTCGTACAATCACCATTGGTGATGAAAAACGTGTCTCCTACGAACTTTGCGGCGGTACTCACGTGGACGAGACGGGCGATATCGGCCTGTTCCTGATCACCTATGAAGGCAGTATCGCTGCCGGCGTACGCCGGATCGAAGCCGTCACCGGATGGCGGGCTTACCAACTTGCCCGGCAGCGGATGAATCAGGTATACGATATGAGTATGTACTATGGCGTTTCTCAATCTGACATTTTTAAAGCTGCACAAAGTTCAACTGATGCTAGGGTTGTCGCTGAAAAGGAAGTTGAAAAACTGCGGACACAGTTGGTGGCCGGTGCCTTTGACGAACAACTCAATAACGCCGAAGAGATCAGCGGCATCCCCGTGCTCAGAGCCATCCTGCCCAATGCGGATATGGACGCCCTGCGTGAGATGTCCGACAAATTCCGGCAGAAGTATCCTTCCGGCGTGGTCGTGCTGGCTTCGGATCTGGACAACAAGCCCATTCTGATCACAGCCGTCACCGATGACCTGGTCAAGCGGGGCCTGCATGCCGGCAAGCTTATCCAGCTAGTCGCCAAAGTGGTTGGCGGCGGGGGCGGTGGCCGCCCCAATATGGCCCAGGCCGGGGGCAAGGATGCCAGCAAGCTCTCTGAGGCGCTGGATCAGGTTCCTGGCTACATCAAAGAAAACTTTAAATAG